Proteins from a single region of Phycisphaerae bacterium:
- a CDS encoding NAD(+)/NADH kinase: MPPANTKPRVFLIGNAEKSEVPEPFRRLSDLLSSRGLLAGSDLQCQPENINPAEPDYVVALGGDGTILAVGQAMQHRQVPIVGVNLGKLGYLADFSVDELERDFGRILGDPDLVSRRMMLDVRLDAAAGDKPYDGIALNDCVIRVAQPFRTVGLAVDIDGDPVTTIISDGLIVSTPTGSTAHNMSCGGPIVQPDVDAIILTPLCPHSLTHRPVVVGPQAKLGITVRATSTGAALVLDGQFIRALPGGSRLVITRSKQSFQLVRNPARKGWDTLVQKLKWGQGLT; this comes from the coding sequence ATGCCCCCAGCCAACACCAAGCCGCGGGTCTTTCTCATCGGCAACGCAGAGAAGTCTGAAGTCCCCGAGCCCTTTCGCCGCCTCTCGGATCTGCTTTCCTCCCGCGGCCTGCTCGCCGGATCCGACCTGCAATGCCAACCGGAGAACATCAATCCCGCCGAACCGGATTATGTCGTGGCGCTCGGCGGCGATGGCACGATCCTCGCCGTCGGTCAGGCCATGCAGCATCGCCAGGTGCCGATCGTCGGGGTCAACCTCGGCAAGCTTGGCTACCTCGCCGATTTTTCCGTCGATGAGTTGGAACGCGATTTCGGCCGGATCCTCGGCGATCCCGACCTCGTCAGCCGCCGCATGATGCTCGACGTTCGCCTCGACGCCGCGGCAGGCGACAAGCCCTATGACGGCATCGCCCTCAACGACTGCGTCATTCGCGTCGCGCAGCCATTCCGCACCGTCGGCCTGGCCGTCGATATCGATGGCGACCCCGTAACGACGATCATCAGCGACGGTCTCATCGTCTCCACGCCGACCGGCTCGACCGCGCATAATATGTCGTGCGGCGGGCCGATCGTGCAGCCCGACGTGGACGCGATCATTCTCACGCCGCTCTGCCCGCACTCGCTGACGCACCGGCCCGTGGTCGTCGGGCCGCAGGCCAAGCTGGGCATCACGGTCCGCGCGACCAGCACCGGCGCAGCGCTCGTCCTGGACGGTCAGTTCATCCGCGCACTGCCCGGCGGTTCGCGTCTGGTCATCACGCGCTCAAAGCAGAGTTTCCAACTGGTGCGCAACCCGGCGCGTAAAGGCTGGGATACGCTTGTGCAGAAACTCAAGTGGGGCCAGGGCCTGACTTAG
- a CDS encoding type II secretion system F family protein — MPKFQYEAMNAAGQEVKDEVDAPNSEEAIAKIRGLGYFPTKVRQKGGAKKAAPAAATGAKRKGAGGLGGVSTKQLTSFTRQLSTLMDAGLPILRSLRILEQQQKPGVLRVALRHVSEDVEGGATLSEAMARHPKVFDRLYSNMIAAGEAGGVLDVILQRLADFMEKAQKLKRKVVGAMIYPVCVISFALLIVSGIMYFVVPKFKTIFADFDTELPGMTVMLLGLSDWMIGTTTDAQGKEASMLIPGWAFIMFSPVVFIVAYKTIRKFQGGRMFLDIVKLKIPILGTILSKSGVARFTRTLGTLVAAGVPILEALTITKDTSGNEVYAKALGKVHDSIREGESFAAPLKATKVVDNLVVNMVDVGEETGDLDKMLIKVADNYDDEVETLVAGLVSLLEPVMVIVLGGIVGFIVISLFLPMVSLVNALTGGGGDAGGME; from the coding sequence ATGCCAAAATTTCAATACGAGGCGATGAACGCCGCCGGCCAGGAAGTCAAAGACGAGGTTGATGCGCCGAATTCGGAAGAGGCGATCGCCAAGATCCGCGGCCTCGGCTATTTCCCGACCAAGGTCCGGCAAAAGGGCGGCGCCAAGAAGGCGGCCCCGGCCGCGGCGACCGGCGCCAAGCGAAAAGGCGCGGGCGGCCTGGGCGGCGTCTCGACGAAGCAGCTTACGTCGTTCACGCGTCAACTCTCGACGCTCATGGATGCCGGCCTGCCGATTCTTCGATCGCTGCGCATCCTTGAGCAGCAGCAAAAACCGGGCGTACTTCGCGTCGCCCTGCGCCATGTCAGCGAGGATGTCGAAGGCGGCGCGACGCTTTCCGAGGCGATGGCCCGGCACCCCAAGGTCTTCGACCGCTTGTATTCGAACATGATCGCCGCGGGAGAGGCGGGCGGTGTGCTCGACGTTATCTTGCAGCGCCTGGCGGACTTCATGGAAAAAGCCCAGAAGCTCAAGCGCAAGGTCGTCGGTGCGATGATCTACCCCGTCTGCGTCATCAGCTTCGCCCTGCTCATCGTGTCCGGCATCATGTATTTCGTCGTGCCGAAGTTCAAGACGATCTTCGCCGACTTTGACACGGAGTTGCCCGGCATGACCGTGATGCTGCTCGGGCTTTCCGATTGGATGATCGGCACCACGACCGACGCCCAGGGCAAAGAGGCGAGCATGCTGATCCCCGGCTGGGCGTTCATCATGTTCTCGCCAGTCGTCTTCATCGTCGCCTACAAGACGATTCGAAAATTCCAGGGCGGACGCATGTTCCTGGACATCGTCAAGCTGAAGATTCCGATTCTGGGCACGATCCTCAGTAAATCCGGCGTCGCCCGTTTCACTCGAACGCTGGGCACCCTTGTCGCCGCGGGCGTTCCCATTCTTGAAGCGCTCACGATTACGAAAGACACATCGGGCAACGAGGTGTACGCCAAGGCGCTCGGCAAAGTGCATGACTCTATCCGCGAGGGCGAGTCCTTTGCCGCCCCGCTCAAGGCCACCAAAGTCGTGGACAACCTCGTCGTCAACATGGTGGACGTCGGTGAAGAGACCGGCGATCTGGACAAGATGCTTATCAAGGTCGCCGACAACTACGACGACGAGGTGGAGACGCTCGTCGCCGGTCTGGTCAGCCTGCTGGAGCCGGTAATGGTCATCGTGCTGGGCGGCATTGTCGGCTTCATCGTGATCTCGCTGTTCCTGCCGATGGTGAGTCTGGTCAACGCCTTGACGGGCGGCGGCGGCGACGCCGGCGGCATGGAGTAA
- a CDS encoding type II secretion system protein, producing the protein MTQGHFRLTARRSAWTLIELLAAIGIFTILFGALLFGGRAVRNARNGATATQQLALLGAAINQYASFWPKWQVGSVVVAEKGWPDAIPGRVFGSCPDNIGDFEEIASFNDTLVLPVNWLDVNNHVLNANTCLAYQLMSTSGKGPFLGDRAGANLRDGAEFSGGTRVMYPGFDNTCVPGGGGAARAAEVCADPWGTPLRYFWVYRDPNAYRGYLPVDVAPIAADFGDNGAFDADPSGGSYIPKIAIGFVLESAGHDKKFGNVWKVNPSATEIEDAEDNMVTSP; encoded by the coding sequence ATGACCCAGGGTCATTTCAGATTGACAGCGCGCCGATCGGCATGGACGCTCATTGAGCTGCTGGCCGCGATCGGGATCTTCACCATCCTGTTCGGGGCACTGCTCTTCGGCGGCCGGGCGGTCCGCAACGCCCGCAACGGCGCGACGGCCACGCAGCAGCTTGCGCTGTTGGGGGCGGCGATCAATCAGTATGCGAGCTTCTGGCCGAAGTGGCAGGTCGGATCGGTCGTTGTTGCGGAGAAGGGCTGGCCGGATGCCATCCCTGGGCGCGTATTCGGTTCCTGCCCGGACAATATTGGTGATTTCGAGGAGATCGCCAGTTTCAACGATACGTTGGTATTGCCGGTCAATTGGCTGGACGTGAACAACCATGTGCTCAATGCCAATACCTGTCTCGCGTATCAGCTGATGTCGACATCGGGCAAGGGCCCATTTCTTGGCGATCGCGCTGGGGCGAATCTTCGCGACGGGGCGGAATTTTCCGGCGGCACGCGTGTGATGTATCCCGGCTTTGATAACACTTGTGTCCCCGGCGGGGGCGGCGCGGCCCGGGCGGCGGAAGTCTGTGCGGATCCATGGGGGACGCCGCTGCGTTATTTCTGGGTCTATCGCGATCCGAACGCCTATCGCGGGTATTTGCCGGTCGACGTTGCCCCAATTGCGGCCGACTTCGGCGACAACGGGGCCTTCGACGCCGATCCCTCAGGGGGGAGCTATATACCGAAGATAGCGATCGGATTTGTTCTGGAATCCGCCGGTCATGACAAGAAATTCGGCAACGTGTGGAAGGTGAATCCGAGCGCGACTGAGATCGAGGACGCCGAGGACAACATGGTGACTTCACCGTGA
- a CDS encoding prepilin-type N-terminal cleavage/methylation domain-containing protein, giving the protein MSDAMKAVLLSSTPHSDPLPNGDRETWRRAFTLIEMLVSVAIISVLVTISALAFRKIAESNLLAQSKNAVLTYAKIARGYAVANHVETMMVVNPFNGRFEIWHANPAPLGGAWDPLSEVPLTDGYAYAPVLDSGARLPTDARGRPLAAVHPIDYDAVPPPPAPPTPTRPQGADAAERNIDNFTWAAFCFDKNGELVTRTRRIATRTYTRRDGTARPLPNSAGGRNRLIDESPDLSVLTNPPGLMVTNGADGDTAITSARGFVISDAAKMHQVLGSAVIVDPSVLVTEWLLKTRPSQPYAGFADTVVLNRFSGHELARKGS; this is encoded by the coding sequence GTGAGTGATGCAATGAAGGCTGTGCTGCTCAGTTCTACCCCTCACTCCGACCCTCTCCCCAATGGGGACAGGGAGACGTGGCGGCGCGCCTTTACCCTCATCGAAATGCTCGTCTCCGTCGCCATCATCTCCGTGCTGGTGACGATCAGCGCTCTGGCTTTTCGCAAGATCGCCGAGAGTAACCTGCTGGCGCAGTCCAAGAACGCCGTGCTCACCTATGCAAAGATCGCCCGCGGCTACGCCGTCGCCAATCACGTGGAAACGATGATGGTGGTCAATCCGTTCAACGGCCGCTTCGAGATCTGGCACGCCAATCCCGCGCCGCTCGGCGGTGCGTGGGACCCGCTGTCCGAGGTGCCGCTGACGGATGGTTACGCGTACGCGCCGGTGCTCGATTCTGGCGCGCGGTTGCCAACGGATGCCCGTGGCCGGCCGCTCGCCGCGGTCCACCCGATTGACTACGACGCCGTGCCGCCGCCGCCGGCACCGCCGACGCCGACGCGGCCACAGGGCGCTGACGCCGCCGAGCGCAACATCGACAACTTTACCTGGGCCGCCTTCTGCTTTGACAAGAACGGCGAACTCGTCACGCGCACCCGGCGCATCGCCACGCGGACGTACACGCGCCGCGACGGGACGGCGCGGCCGCTGCCCAACTCCGCCGGCGGGCGTAACCGCCTCATCGACGAATCGCCAGACCTGTCGGTGTTGACCAATCCTCCGGGATTGATGGTTACCAACGGCGCCGACGGCGACACCGCCATCACCTCCGCCCGCGGATTCGTCATCTCCGACGCTGCGAAGATGCACCAGGTGCTGGGCAGCGCGGTGATCGTCGACCCCTCCGTGCTGGTGACCGAGTGGCTGCTCAAGACGCGCCCCAGCCAACCCTACGCGGGCTTCGCCGACACGGTGGTCCTCAATCGATTCTCCGGTCACGAACTGGCCAGGAAGGGGTCCTGA
- a CDS encoding prepilin-type N-terminal cleavage/methylation domain-containing protein, whose protein sequence is MTRIHHNLRVVWHGLAPGEAVAQASTTACPEAGQTVPPRRRPRGFSLLETTIAVGILGVGLIMVAAVFPAALTQHRMSVEQARAAELVSKAEALLNSRFQRTSLWVDPGVSSVPGLDSPWYLLPTVNMNAVTGVWDPMVGYADAINGVTGSDPINNPLNPLVLFPPDILSDRIAPATDSDLMTAPNRAVWYGFYRREAAGTTTFATAICKQRRNQLFVEQDLTVGAPFANPAYAANRRRLPVPWRVSVGYVGGNILSNASAPPLLGGTLGLARLAPVGTKIMLSGGSYADGASPAIVPAGTILTVSDSIDDFTVEVVGDRAGLPLYDTAPAGPPNFTFDVWVFPPSVENGDWGRESPLLDWKVLQ, encoded by the coding sequence ATGACGCGCATTCATCACAATTTGCGCGTCGTGTGGCACGGTCTCGCCCCAGGCGAGGCCGTGGCTCAAGCTTCGACCACGGCCTGCCCCGAAGCGGGTCAGACCGTGCCACCCCGCAGACGACCTCGCGGCTTTTCGCTGCTGGAGACGACGATCGCCGTGGGCATCCTCGGCGTCGGGCTGATCATGGTCGCGGCGGTCTTTCCCGCCGCGCTGACGCAGCATCGCATGAGCGTGGAGCAGGCCCGGGCGGCGGAACTGGTTTCGAAGGCGGAGGCGCTGCTGAACAGCCGCTTCCAACGGACGTCGCTATGGGTCGATCCCGGTGTTTCGTCAGTACCCGGCTTGGATTCGCCGTGGTATCTGCTCCCGACGGTGAACATGAACGCAGTCACGGGCGTGTGGGATCCCATGGTGGGGTATGCCGATGCCATCAACGGAGTCACCGGCTCCGATCCGATCAACAACCCGCTGAATCCGTTGGTGCTCTTCCCTCCCGATATCCTCAGCGATCGAATTGCGCCGGCCACAGATAGCGATCTCATGACCGCGCCGAATCGGGCGGTATGGTACGGTTTCTATCGCCGTGAGGCCGCGGGGACGACGACATTTGCCACGGCGATCTGCAAACAGCGGCGGAACCAGCTTTTTGTCGAACAGGATCTCACCGTCGGTGCACCGTTCGCCAATCCGGCATACGCGGCTAATCGTCGCCGGTTGCCCGTCCCTTGGCGCGTCTCCGTCGGTTATGTCGGTGGGAATATTCTTTCCAATGCTTCCGCGCCTCCGCTCCTGGGCGGGACGCTGGGACTGGCCCGGCTCGCGCCTGTCGGTACCAAAATCATGCTCAGCGGCGGCAGCTATGCCGACGGCGCAAGCCCCGCCATTGTCCCCGCGGGGACGATCCTGACCGTTTCGGACTCTATCGACGACTTTACCGTCGAAGTCGTCGGCGATCGCGCCGGTCTGCCGCTTTACGACACAGCCCCGGCGGGGCCTCCGAACTTCACGTTCGACGTCTGGGTCTTTCCGCCGAGCGTCGAGAACGGTGACTGGGGCAGGGAATCTCCGCTGCTGGATTGGAAGGTGCTGCAATGA
- a CDS encoding type II secretion system protein, producing MNRHSPRTAFTLIELLTVMAIITLLIGILTPALSAARNRAKATTIRAQLNAMEAGLELFSAPDAEGQFPPSNAVLYANDINNPGNSPGSVTDWEVGSTATNILQGAHLLVDALVGRDFLGYDPKPTNGVVYDRWKNTNDRRQPYIPVDGVDVTSDQKPPEDGFGTLQSATVNGVTFEPQPLITGSGSEQLLCRVFRDKFGFPILYYRASLTKNQNTPIITAGNGTPPPGANYGNGVYDGMDNAGFTSYDATPPPASAHRINDAHLDFPIPAGNYGSVLNNRFAEYIRSIRSSTYDTTNPDLILKPRPVKSDRFILLSAGQDGIYGTLDDIANFAALSTER from the coding sequence ATGAATCGTCATTCGCCACGAACGGCCTTTACGTTGATCGAACTGCTGACCGTGATGGCGATCATCACGCTGCTCATCGGCATTCTGACGCCGGCGCTGAGCGCCGCGCGTAACCGGGCGAAGGCGACGACGATCCGGGCACAGCTTAACGCGATGGAAGCCGGGCTGGAGCTCTTCTCTGCCCCCGACGCGGAGGGCCAGTTTCCGCCGTCAAATGCCGTGCTTTACGCCAATGACATCAATAATCCTGGGAACTCTCCCGGCAGCGTCACGGATTGGGAGGTTGGGTCGACCGCGACCAATATTCTCCAGGGTGCCCATCTCCTGGTTGATGCGTTAGTGGGCCGCGACTTCCTCGGCTATGACCCCAAGCCGACGAACGGGGTAGTTTATGACCGTTGGAAGAATACGAACGATCGCCGACAACCTTATATCCCGGTGGACGGCGTGGACGTTACATCAGATCAAAAGCCGCCGGAGGATGGGTTTGGCACGCTTCAATCTGCCACAGTGAATGGCGTCACATTCGAACCCCAGCCGCTGATCACTGGCAGTGGTAGCGAGCAACTTTTGTGTCGGGTATTCCGCGACAAGTTCGGTTTCCCAATCCTTTACTATCGCGCCAGCCTCACGAAGAACCAGAACACTCCGATTATCACGGCGGGCAATGGCACTCCTCCGCCGGGGGCGAACTATGGAAACGGTGTGTATGACGGCATGGATAACGCGGGATTCACCAGCTATGACGCAACTCCTCCTCCCGCGTCGGCCCATCGGATTAACGATGCGCACCTGGACTTTCCGATTCCAGCCGGTAACTACGGCTCTGTTTTGAACAACCGGTTTGCCGAGTACATCCGCTCGATTCGTTCATCGACCTACGACACGACGAACCCCGACTTGATTCTCAAGCCCCGCCCGGTGAAATCCGACCGCTTCATCCTGCTGTCTGCGGGGCAGGACGGCATTTACGGTACTCTGGACGACATTGCCAACTTCGCGGCATTGTCGACGGAGCGGTAA